The following nucleotide sequence is from Pygocentrus nattereri isolate fPygNat1 chromosome 25, fPygNat1.pri, whole genome shotgun sequence.
AAATGCAGTGCTACAGTTAGTGTAGTATGTAACAGATAACTAAGCGATGGATAAGCGAGGAAGATAATaatgattaatgaaatgtattatCATTTTTTACAGGATAAACATGCAGTGCTGGACATCACACCCAACGCAGTGGACCGATTGAACTATGCACAGTGGTACCCCATCGTTGTGTTCCTGAACCCAGACAGCAAGCAGGGTGTGAAAAACATGAGGACCAGACTGTGCCCTGAGTCCAGGAAGAGTGCAAGGAAACTGTACGAGCGAGCACTCAAACTGAGGAAAAACAATCACCACCTCTTTACTGGTGAGAACAGAATAAATGTGTGCGAAAGACAAGCGACAGTGTGATGAGTGAATGTAGGACTGTATGTGTGGGTGTAATAGTGTATATATGACAGATAGAGGAGCTCCTGAGAGAGCAGACACATCTCCTTATGGTTATTTTCAGCACTCATATTCCACAAATGCACATACAAGGTTgcggcacacacacacacacacacataatggCATAAACAACTTTTACAAGTTTCATGTGATGCCTGTGAGTCCTTGGGGAATGAAATTGACCTGCTGGACAGTTGGGTCAAGCGTGCCAAGCAACACATGTGGCAATATGTGGCTAATGGTTCAAAAAGATTCAACTCAAGGTCTCTCTGTGCGCTAGAGGAAGTGTAAATGATGTTCATCCCTCTGGAGAGGTGGGGCTGTCATGGACTACAGGAAGAGATTTATATATTAGGAATTGGATTTTCAATAAACGTCACATGCTTAAAAGTAACTAATGCAGTTGTTGAGAAAATGTTCACTTTCAATTTGTTCTCAgtagtatattatttatatttttatcttatttatgCATATATCTCAtagctgtcagaacaaaatcttgtttcTCCATTCTTGttgtgacattatttgaaaataccagctgccctttacattgtgtgaaaaaatTAAAGATCACTGGACCAGTAGAGGTGCTctgaaatgacttggaataaaacatctttaaattAACATACACTGAAAGTCTTTTTAAAACAGACATATTGTTTAGTCAGATATATTTGGGAACAGATTGTTTAAGTGCATTAATGTGAGTAGTCTAGCACCCTTCTACCTGATAATTGGTCCATAGTTTTGTGCTAAATGGAGTAGAACAACTTGAAGTCAGTCAACGTGTTgaataaagagaagaaacaCTTCAGAACAGTCATAGTCATTTTAAATACGTGCTGTTCTGGACACTGATTAAACCATCTTAGGCTTGTGAACTAAGAACAGCTGCTTTCTTCAGTTGATGGGATGTGTGATCTTTAAACAAGACTTAAACAAAAGCTATCTGATTTATTAGTGGGAAAACAGTTGTCTCAGTTTAGGGTGGCAAGTCATTTATTGGTGTGTTCACTTTTGAAATGCTGGTCCTTAGCAAATGAATGGTTGTTATTGCCAGTCTCTAAAAATGTTCCACTAAAGCTCTTGCAAATGAACATTTCAGTATTGGAGATTCATTGCAACAGTTGATTGTTGTTGGCTGAcgtctctctcttcctatcCCCTGATACAGCCACCATAAACATGAATAACATGAATGAGGGCTGGTACGGAGCGCTGAAGGATACcatccagcagcagcagaaccAGCTGGTCTGGGTTTCAGAGGGCAAGGTGAGGCTTCTGTCACAGTTTTTTGTGTCTTTCTCTGTAATTTGTCTTCATAATTGTATCTCACTGTTTTGCCTTTTATTTTCATCCTATCctgctctcttttttcttctctctatcTTCCAGGCGGACGGTACTCCTGAGGATGATCTGGATCTTCATGATGATCGTCTATCCTACTTGTCTGCTCCAGGCAGTGAGTACAGCATGTACAGCACAGACAGCCGCCACACGTCTGACTATGAGGACACGGACACAGAGGGCGGTGCCTACACCGACCAGGAGCTGGACGAAACATTGAATGATGATGCAGGACCACCGTGCGAGCCAGCCATCACCCGCTCGTCCGAGCCCGTCCGCGAGGAGCCACCCGTCATCCAGCAACCACCCGGCTACCCCGTCTACCGGTCAGATGCACTGAGCCGAATCGAGCCGGCTGGCTTCAAGGCCCCCGCGCCGCAGCAGGTAGCGTTTCTTAGAGCCGCGCACCTCCCCTGCTGCCTGGAGGCTATGATGTGCTTCAGGAAAGGGTTATGGAGGCGCTTCTGAATCTAAAAAAGGGGGTCTTTTCAAACAATATCACTGCAATACCCTACATTATGGCGACCAAGTACAAATTGTTGCCACATAttcattgtgtatgtgtgcacgtgtgcgtgtgtgtgtgtgtttgcgtgttgttttttgtcatttttggaaACGAAAAAGATACGGCTCAGCTGTTTAAGCCCCACCCAAAGTAACTGTGAACTCTCGTCCTGGTGTGACTCTCTTAGTTTTTCTCATCAACGTTCTCACCTATGGTGAAGTGAAGCGCCGTTGTGTTTAGCTGTTAGCTATGTCCCTCACCCCTGTCAATCAAACTGATGATGTCATTACTGGAAAGCTTAATATGCATGACTGAATTATCAGTGTTAAACATATACCATGTATGTATTTATCTATCTGGGTCTAATAGTGATATCCAAAGTGTCTTCTCTGATGTGCTACCGAAGGAGGGTAAAGGCCAAAATGTTGTACCATATCCTAgaattaaatacaaaacagtATATATTACCATCAGAAGCTTGTCCAGTTGTAGATTCTTGCATGATATTGGTTCCGAATCCCTTTGGTAAGCAGTAACACAACACCTTCCATTTTGATAAAGATTCATGTACACTTGCTTGTTAGTGAGGCTTAGAGAAGGGCAGAAGAGCATGAGGATTAGATTAGGGCTGTACCATTTAGTTAACCGACGATGTTGATTTTGGATAAACATTGTGTCGATGTGGTGTTTACGTAAAAAAGAAGTTCCGTTCGTTATGAAAGAAGAAATTATTCATACACAGTCAGAACCATGGTGACACTATGACAGGTGCATAAGGCATAATGGGTAATAAATAAACTTATAATAATTGTTAGTCGCAGCcctaatgatgatggtgatgatgatgatgttgaagGTGCAGTTCAGGTGCAGTGGCGAGGTTTGTGAGCACGTTGTATTAAACATTTCTGACCACCTTCACAGAAAGCAGAGGCTGCTCTTCCTGAGCCGCTGACTGAGACAGCGCCCCCTGGTGCCCACCTTAATGTAGCACTTCTGAGTGGTGCCACGGAGGGCCCAGCCGCCCCCCCACAGGGCAACCTAGCTCAGCCCCCAGCTCCTGAGCCCCTCCAAACCGGACAGCCCGGGTCAGAGCCCAAGGTACCGCACTATCTGCCCGGCGACGGATTTGGGCCGACCTGGTTACGGCCCAAGCTTGGtgccctttttctctttctgacttctGCCCTGCCTGTGTGCTGCCTCTTCCTTCTGCATGTACGCTGTCAGCATTGTGCCTccctgcaagtgtgtgtgtagggctgggcgatatagcTAAAAATCttaccacatttttttttttgcatctcaTTTCATAGCAGTATAATTATTCGGAGCTCATTATGtttcatttaatatattaatacgATTTTAACCCTTACAAACTGAATTGAATTACTGACTACTCTCATTTGGTTGCTGGTTGAAGCTGGTTGGTACTATTGTGAGTGAATGACTAGACATCTCTCCATCTGAGTGAGTAAAAGGCATACATCGCCACCTAGTGTACCTTAGAAGCAATTGTTTAAGCTTTCTCTGCTAATAGTAGACCAAGGAATGTAACAGATAGTTtaggaagaaaaatgtagagTATGTCAtcagttttggaaaaaaaaaagtttgataatTATCGTTAGCGTTTTTATCGCccaggcctgtgtgtgtgtgtgtgtgtgtttgggtctGTTTCTGTATGTTGGATTATATGTATTGTCAGTTTGTAACCAGCAGTGGATGAGGCAGGGCCCTCTGCTTATTGAAAGCAAAGGGAGGGAACTATGATCTTCCTGCTGCTGCTTGCACTCTTGCATGGCTCTAAATCGCCTGGGTTTGTTTCTACTTTAATCTGTGTTGTTGTTGAAGTAGAAATATTAGCAGTATTTATAAATGGGTTTATTTAATACTTCATCTGATTATGTTATTTAGGTTCATATTTTTCCCCCTCTGTTATTGACTTTGAAAGGTAGCCTTGTTGATTTCCCATGTGTTAGCACTGTAAACTGGCTGACAGGATCGATATCCGTACTGAAAGGCTACTtctcaaaatgttttatatctAGCCTGAAGTGAAACCTTGCCTCAGTATCAGCTGAGTAGTTTTTGTTGCagtgaatttttttattatttatggcTATTTTTATGTCCCCCCAGATATTTGTTTGCTTTATGTGTATAGTGTTGTGAACAGTTTCGTATTTCTCATATGTAAACCTCTCTTTAAACTTCCATCTTAATGATGGTTGCTTCTGGTTTGACCTGTCCATTAACGGCCCCCTCTGAGTTTCCTCTATTGCAGGTCTTTCCTCTGACTCTAAGCTTCAGCCTTCAGCCATTAATGTGTATTAATCATCTCTGGTTTCTGCCATGTCTAAGTCAAATCCATTGATTGGtaaattttacacattttctgtACCTTTTGTAATGACTTAAACAAGTTTGTCTCCTGTTGTCTTTATCTGGCAGATGTACCAGAAAGAGATTTACAGTGTGGATGAGCAAGTACGCGTCAGTCCTGGACTGAAGCAGCCTGCCTATAACTCCCAGCAACCCCTTTATCAGGAAGAACAGCCATACAGAGATTATGATCACCAGCCCTACCGCTATGACAGCGCCTATGTGGACCCAAAGGCTCATAACTTTGACTCTCACTTGCAGTATGACAGTCGTTTGCCTCCCTATGAAGAGCAGTGGTCTCCATATGACCACCAGGGGGAAGCACCCCAGCACTATGACCCCCGCCTAAACTACCAGGATGGGCCAGATCGTGACTACAGCCCACCTCAGTCCCACTACGACACAGGCTACGACACGGGACGACCCCGTTATGGAAAGCCCGGACCAGCTCGTTTCGATGAACCCCCTCCCCCAGCCACAGGTGGCTTTGATGGAAGTTCACGTTATGACCATGAACCCCACCCCCTACCTTCAACCGTGTCCCGCTCCCCTGAACCCCCAAAACAGCAGTATTATGAGCCTCCACCTGCAAGGTCTGCCCATGGCCAGCCATCACAGAGGGGTTATATGAACTCAGATGTCCCCCCACCACCTCCCAAACCCGAGTCCCTCCCATCACCACCAGACACAGCTGTCACCACAGCAACCTCTAAGACCCTCCCTCCTCCCCCACCAGAGACGGAGGAAGACCCAGCAATGAAGCCACAGTCAGTGCTGACCCGAGTGAAGATGTTTGAGAACAAGCGTTCAGTGTCTATGGACCGGGCCAGAGAGTCTGCCGACTCCACAATAAGGGTGAGTTATTTAGTGTTGCATGCAAGTAGTGTTGGATCAAtacaaaagttttgtttttggtaCTGTTAGTAGCGATACATCAGTAACAAATTAAGAGCCTCAATTCCAATAGTTTAATGGTATCATGATCTATTCCGCCACTCTTACCACACACCCCTTCCTGCCCAAAATATGTAAAGGAGATTAGAAGAATACTTATATTTAAATAAGGAAGATCCTTTATTACTTTGTGTGTAGCATGGGTTGTCTTAATTAACTACATTCAATTTAATATGAATACTATTTCTGAGTTTAAAATTAGCTAGCTATATTGTTGCAATATTAATTATCAAAACTTCTGTCGTGCGGTTAAGCTAGCTACTATAGCTAGTGCTGTATAGCTTTAGTGGCCTGTATAAAAAGCACTAGTACAGGATAAATCAAAATATAACAAAGCATCTCAAAAAATCACCAAATACCTAAACAATCCCTAAAGCTAGTTCTCTAACACCAATTTAATGCTAGCTAGTGTAATAACAGGCTAACCCTAACTTTAGCTGTTTCAGTCTGAAAGTAATGTGAGAGTGGCTATATgttatatacaaacacaaattcAGCACATTCACTGCGTGAAAAAGTGTTTCTGTGATTCTCATGAGGCATAGAATTTGTACAACTTGTTTTGGGAAACGTTTTGACTGCAGAATTCTTTACAACCAAATAAACAGATTATcaacactctcactctctctctctcactacccTCCACCcaaccaccccacccccccaccccaccccagcCAGCAGACATGGTTCCTAAACCAGGTGCAGCATCCGTGCCCAAAGCCAACTCTTTGAGTAACCTCGACCAAGAGAAGACCTTCAGGTAAAGAACAGTGGTAGCTTCAAAGATGCCAAATTATGTTGCACATACATCAATTCATATTTGTAGCAGCCAAATTGTAGCACATGACACAAAACATCATGTTGACATCATACCTGTCTAAACCCACTTATCCAGTTAACAAATACAGAATATATCTGAACCTTTTCGCTTTGTGTAAGCACCTTCTAATCTGATGGTAATTACTACCTCACCTCAAAGGTAGTTTCACTGGGGAAAAAAGCTGCTTTTGAGTGCAGTTTTTATAGAGCTTCACcttgtggttttatgtaatgTCACGCCTTAGCTCTCAACACTGGTGTTGAATTAGACCTTTCTACACCTGCAGCCACAGAACTGTAGCCATACATTAGCAGCTGTTGATGTGCCTCCAGTGTTTTATTGATCAAATTTTAGCTATAGGAATTAGTTTGTAGAGGTTACTTTGTGTATGCATTCTGTAAATGTGTTGCTGTGCTTTCTGTATAACTAATCTCACTCTTCCTTTTCTCaaaaacacccccacaaacatgcacaccTACAAACACATAGAGCGCCTGAGCCCCAGCAGCCGCAGTCAAAAGCTGATGACATTGTTCGCGCTAACCACTATGAtcctgatgaagatgaagagtaCTACAGGAAGCAGCTGTCCTACTTTGATCGCCGGAGCTTTGACAGCAAGCCCTCTACACAGCCACAGCCTGCCAACAAACCAGCACAACCACAGGCCCAGCCAGGGACCAACTATCCTAGGTAACACACATAGGCGGAGACTACTGCTGACCATGCATACAGTTAACTACACTTATACATAGTATTAACTGTACTGTTAACTGCAATTATATTAACTGTTGACTAGAAGAAATATACAATTGATCTTCTGATGAGCTAGCACAGCCAGAGGACATGCCACATGTATACACAAATATATCGGTGAATCATTCTTAAAATTTGAGTGTGCCAAAAATTCTGACATATGTCTCTCATGTAAACTGTTTCATTAcctaaatgctttttttaaatctacAGTTTATCTCATTAAGTAAAAGGGGTCCACAGCTTTGGTGTGGCTTTTTTCAAAGGTAGCGTCAAGTTAATATAATAGCAAAGGATAATCAGTTGTATTTGTACTGCCCCTACAGCTTAAATGTGTCACAGATAACCTAACTTACACTGATCTTACCCCAACGATTAGTTTTAATATTTCCCCCCAAATGGTAAATCGTACTGCTATTGCTGAATATTTCATTTGGAAAGACTTGCTCATATTTGAGCGCACATGCTGATCAAGAATCCGTTTTTGCTTTATGCACAGGGtagtaattttttaaataattgtgtgtgtgatttgctatatttttattacatattgCTATGTATTTTTAGGGTGGACTCAGTGGACAAGGTCAGCCCTGTTCCCCAGGTAACCCCAGCTGCCACTTCTCCAGCTCCACCCCCTACTCTGCCCAAACCTGCTGGTAAGTGTTGCACATTAATCTCTGTATgagtgcagtgttaaagttagAACCAACATTTATTATCAAGGCACAAGCCACAAGGTTTTCACAGACTTCTAATGTTCTTTTAATAAAGTGTGCATTCTTTACAATGCTCAGTTATAAAGTAATAAAGCATTCCTTACAATACCCAGTTGCAGGCACTGATATAAAGTGGTGTCACATAATTTTGTGGTTTGTGGACTGTCCTGAAATATTTGCAACTATTAATCTGCAGTTTATATTGATTATTTTGTCTCGTAATTTATAAGACTGTATTTGTTGCTGTGCTTTCTGCATTGCTGATCTCACTGattttctcccccctctctctctctctctctctctctctctctctctctctctctagcagcGACACCTCCTCCAGACCCTCACGGCTCTCCCAAAGTGAAGCCCCCTGGTCGTGAGGACACAGTGCAGACCACATTCCTTCCCCAGAAAAGCTTTCCTGAGAAATCACCTGTCAATGGCACTGGTGACCCCCCGAAAACCGCTGGTGCACCTCCCCCCTCCTCCTATAACCGCTATGTCCCCAAACCCTATACAGCCTCTGCTAGGCCCTTTGAGCGCAAATTTGACAGTCCCAAATTTAACCACAACCTCCTGCCTAACGACACACAGGCCAAAGCCCCGGCTAAAACGCAGCAACCACAGGCTCCAGATCAGGACAGCGGCCTGGACACCTTCACCCGAACCACAGAGCACCGGCCCAAGTACCTGCAGAATAACATCAATGCCGTGCCCAAGGCCATCCCTGTCAGGTTAGAGACacaatgtgtgtgagagagaacaTGAGTTGTCATTGTAAGGCCAAGCAAATGTAACTACtacttaaaaaatacaaaactgatttgcttttttgtctgattctgaaatcatttacatttacattttacatttagctTAAGattctgtcagtttcttgtaaTTGAACCATAGTAGTATTTTTTGTCTAAAATTATGCAAAGGAGTGTGTTAAATAAGGATTCAATAATTATAAGATACATTATAATGATCGAGTTGTTGACTTCGTACTACCTAGATTTGCTTCTTCCTTCACTTGTAAATTGTCTAGGAAGCTCTTGTAAGTTAGTACTTATGTTCTGTTCCGCAGCAGGGGATAACACATTTTACTGAATTCTGTAGACCCTTGAATCTCAGGAGGACCTGACAGCTCTGCTCTACTATGTTGTCATCGTATTTGTGCTGGGTGCTTTGATCCCTTTATCAGAAAGAAATGATCACTATGTGTACTGTTTTATCTAAACCTGCTCTTTATATGTCAGCCCAAGTGCTCTggaggatgatgaagatgatgacatCCACACGGTGGTGGCCACAGCGCGTGGCATCTTCAACTGTAACGGCGGGGTCCTAAGCTCCATAGAAACAGGTGTCAGCATCATTATCCCTCAGGGGGCCATCCCCGACGGTGTGGAACAGGAGATCTACTTCAAAGTGTGTCGAGACAACAGCATCCTGCCACCCCTCGACAAGGAAAAAGGTCAGTAAATACACTTAGCTACGACCTAAAAGGGCCTACTACATACTACAAAGACAGTGAAACATGACATAATGAGATCATATAACAAATACTCTTTTTATATACGCATGTGTGTGCATCTACAGGAGAAACCCTGTTGAGTCCGCTGGTGATGTGTGGTCCACACGGTCTGAAGTTTCTGAAGCCTGTGGAGCTGCGCTTACCTCACTGTGCGTCTATGACTCCTGATGGTTGGTCTTTTGCTCTAAAATCCTCCGACTCCTCGTCGGGTACGCTGCCCTCTAATCTCTGTGCTTTTGGGGCTCTACAGGGTTGGCTCTGTGGCAAATGCAGACATTGGGCTTTATGggggaaatctttttcttcaCTGTGCACAGGTTATTTCTGATCCATGCAAGTGCTCACAAACTCATTGGTTCATTTGCACTCATTCACTCAGGGGGTTCTTTATATTCATTCTCTTGCTGGTGGCTAATTAAGCATGATCTAAAGGCTCCTTGTTTTTCTGCGCTTTGCTTTGGATATGCTGgactttccctctttttctcctaaAGGTTTTGTGTGTTCAGTGCAAAAACAATCATATTTATTGCTCACAAATCAgtagatatattttttttatctttattcattTGATTACTCATTTAAAGTCAGCTTTGTCATGTATTGACAAAGCCCAGCATTGAGTGAAGAATATCCTACATTGAACACAGAGCATCAGCAGACAACATATACAGACAATTACACAAAAAAGTACACAATTAAATTTACAGCCAATAGGTATATGACAGTAGAGACAAATCAGTAAACAGTGGATAGTCGTGAGGGGGGATCATGAGGTATTACTAGTGCACAACAATGGTAAATGTCCTTAGAAGGTAACAGTGTCAATAGTGCAGACAGAGTGTACAGAATAAAGTGTTCTCTAAATTTAAAGTGACCGGGAAATGTCATGTATCATGTGTTCAGTGAACAGGTAATGTAATCTATCATGTGTTAAGTGACCAACAGTAGACATAGTGCTGCAAGAGATGTGTTAGGTTGATGTAGTAGTGTGGCAGAATCAGGCAGATCATCAGGCAGATCTGTTCAGTGGTGTCATTGCCTGTGAGAAGTAACTTCATGGGTATTGAATAATTGGCTTGGATGCTCTATAGCCTACATTGAGATGATGGGGTTTGAACAGTACATGTGAGGGGTGAGAGGGATCCTTCCTGATACACATATAGAAAGACTTCTTAGAACATCAtgttgctgacacaggtgtaaCTGAGGCATGCAAGCCATGACTATAtgctcaaagcacttcatgagaactggggtgagtgcaacagggcgGGAGTTATGTCATTGGACAGAAACTTGCACCTGGTAGTTTCTGAAGATGCCTGTGAAGACATCAGGAAGCTGGTGGGCACACAACTAGGGATATCGTCAGGGCTAACACCTTTGTGTAGGTTCCACTTGAGCAGTGTTCTGCCACAATTTCTGCCACAATTAAAAAGAGCACCTGGCCACCAGAGTTCTGGGGTTCTTCAATGCTATCTTGGTGTTGGATgcttaaaaattaataatagaAGTTGTTCAGAGCATCTGGAAAAGCAATGTTCTTGGTGCACGTAAGGTGATTCTTCGTCCTATAGTCAGTGATTGAATACACTGCCACTTTTCAGTGCATAGAAGGCCTGGCTTTCCTGGTGGTAGTGGTGAGGTTGGTCTTTGCTGCCCTGAGCACATTCTGTTAGCTGATCTGGACACATTATAGGCTTTGGGTTAGGAACTACCCTCACTGAGCAGCAAGACCATCTTGGTTGGGTTGTATAGTAACAGTTCAGATGATCGTTGCATCATCTATTTACTTACTCATGTAGCCAGGGACATGTTACAAGGGGAtttctcttcctttccttctctctcactctacctctCACATGCTCATACACTCCTTCTCTTCTTACCTCTCTCAATCACAACCACTACATATCTCTTACTGACATCCCTGTGGATTAGCAGCTAATTGCCCCTCATTTAGAAACATGCAGAGAAAAAAGGCCGGAGGAGAAATGAGGCATCCATTTCTTGTGTTGTCCTGCTTCTTTGGGAGAGGATTACCAGTCGATGCCTCTAATCCCTCTATTGTAACTCAAGACGGTTTTCTAGCTTCAACTTCAACTTCTCCTCACGACCCCAGTGCTCTAACACCACTCTCCCTTCACAAATCTGAATGGACAAGCTCAACCCAACTGGGAATGCTAACTGAACACTCACTTTCACAGAGGCTCTGTAGCCCTTATGGAGGAAACCTGCTTCAGTCATTATGAATTTGGAATTGATTAGTACCTTATCATTCCCTTTAACCTTTTTACCAAGATGCTTTCTTATTAACAGGGTTTGCGATTTTTAGCAGTACAAAAGTTAAAAATCAATTCCCCCTTGTAACAGAAAGCACAAGTCATGGGAGAGAAGGTGAGAAAGGGAAGAATCAGTATATCCTGATTAATACACTGCTCATCTAAAGTCTGGCGACACctattttttttatgcttttaataCAAAGGAGCTTGTTTCCGTTTTTGGTTTGTAAATTATTAAAGACTAGCCAGGTTTATTTTAAGCCGTCACATGTCACTTTCTTCATATGAAGAGTCACTTTTTTCTTGCATTACTGACTGTTCATACAAAAAAAGTGCTCAGCATTTATTGCTACAAGGATCATTTTCAGTGACCATGCAGtttaaggttgttttttttgtagctaATTATACACAGATATTTATTGtgatatttagttattgagtaccaacaaagaaaacatgctcatgtgtattaaagaaatgtaaaaagtcTAGGTGTCCTCAAAAGCTAGTTATTGATTTTTAAGGAAATATTTCAGATATCAAGTAAGAAACTACATATGTGATTGACTCGGCCACTATTTGCTTTATTCTGGGCTATAAGAGATTGTTTTGTCcttaatttttctttcatttttattcgtGTTGTTGTGGAAACTTGGTAGCACCAAAACAGCAGATGGGGTCTCATCACTGAACACGAACAGATCTGTTTTTGTAGTTCCCAAGGCTATAAAAGAAAAGGCAAGGAGAGTTAAATTTTAATGCAATGCTTCAAAGTCTCTCAAATGGATTTTAAATGGTTTTCTTGTGACAAACTCTGGATGAATATCTGTGTGAGATTATATCTGTGATCTAAGAAGCTTGTATCGTTTTCTAAACAGTCTGAAGGGAATGAGTGTGTTCCACTGAAATTACTCCGTTATATTTTAAGTGTCCGTTAAATCCACTCCAGCTTGAAACGCTTCAGTTCACCACAAGTTTTGGATGGGGGAATCTCATAGGACTTCATTGAAAtaagattttgtttttatgttcagTTGTAAAGTATTACCCACagtattgttcatttttctttttctgtgctctctctctctcctttttttctctctatccaGGTGACCCCAAGAATTGGCAGAACAAATCTCTCCCTGGAGATCCAAACTACCTGGTAGGAGCCAACTGTGTGTCCGTGCTTATCGACCACTTCTGAGGAGTCTGTTACTGAATGTGAATGCCaggacaaaagaaagaaaacactctttccctctccaaactacacatgtgcacacacacacacacactgccgtTAGGGAGGGGACGTTTTGGCAGTGATAAATGAAGGATGACTGCGCTTTGATTCTGTTTACTGTACCCATGGAGACTGGAGGGAGGATGACTTTCTCTGAAGTgctgttcttctttttcttcttcttgatc
It contains:
- the tjp1a gene encoding tight junction protein ZO-1 isoform X4 — translated: MKYQKYITVMQMAMGVTASNKDNCLPPKRQLWVPPSSDAAATSSVAPPVVAVSQGKPSLRRIKGRIHRSKSLDSIDLLDCNSAAMEETVIWEQHTVTLHRAPGFGFGIAISGGRDNPHFQSGETSIVISDVLKGGPAEGLLQENDRVVMVNAVSMDNVEHAYAVQQLRKSGKNAKITIRRKRKVQIPVARLGDRETMSEREEDSEDDDYEGPGAGAGGASGGTSRRNDRSGSGGRRDHSASRERSTSPRSDRRSVASNIPPRPAKVTLVKSRKNEEYGLRLASHIFVKDISPESLAARDGNIQEGDVVLKINGTVTENLSLTDAKKLIERSKGKLKMVVQRDERATLLNIPDVDDSIPSGNSDRDDISEIHSLTSDHSLDRTRGSRSRSPDKRSEPSDISGQSPQQISNGSHRSRDEERISKPAAVSTPVKMVEDALLVPASEQGDKQIPPLPEPKPVYAQPGQPDVDLPVSPSDAPVPSPAHDDSILRPSMKLVKFRKGESVGLRLAGGNDVGIFVAGVLEDSPAAKEGLEEGDQILRVNNVDFANIIREEAVLFLLDLPRGEEVTILAQKKKDVYRRIVESDVGDSFYIRTHFEYEKESPYGLSFNKGEVFRVVDTLYNGKLGSWLAIRIGKKHQEVERGIIPNKNRAEQLSSVQYTLPKTPGGDRADFWRFRGLRSSKRNLRKSREDLSAQPVQTKFPAYERVVLREAGFLRPVVIFGPIADVAREKLAREVPDLFELAKTQHPGEGEKSEPRDAGTDQRSSGIIRLHTIKQIIDKDKHAVLDITPNAVDRLNYAQWYPIVVFLNPDSKQGVKNMRTRLCPESRKSARKLYERALKLRKNNHHLFTATINMNNMNEGWYGALKDTIQQQQNQLVWVSEGKADGTPEDDLDLHDDRLSYLSAPGSEYSMYSTDSRHTSDYEDTDTEGGAYTDQELDETLNDDAGPPCEPAITRSSEPVREEPPVIQQPPGYPVYRSDALSRIEPAGFKAPAPQQKAEAALPEPLTETAPPGAHLNVALLSGATEGPAAPPQGNLAQPPAPEPLQTGQPGSEPKMYQKEIYSVDEQVRVSPGLKQPAYNSQQPLYQEEQPYRDYDHQPYRYDSAYVDPKAHNFDSHLQYDSRLPPYEEQWSPYDHQGEAPQHYDPRLNYQDGPDRDYSPPQSHYDTGYDTGRPRYGKPGPARFDEPPPPATGGFDGSSRYDHEPHPLPSTVSRSPEPPKQQYYEPPPARSAHGQPSQRGYMNSDVPPPPPKPESLPSPPDTAVTTATSKTLPPPPPETEEDPAMKPQSVLTRVKMFENKRSVSMDRARESADSTIRPADMVPKPGAASVPKANSLSNLDQEKTFRAPEPQQPQSKADDIVRANHYDPDEDEEYYRKQLSYFDRRSFDSKPSTQPQPANKPAQPQAQPGTNYPRVDSVDKVSPVPQVTPAATSPAPPPTLPKPAAATPPPDPHGSPKVKPPGREDTVQTTFLPQKSFPEKSPVNGTGDPPKTAGAPPPSSYNRYVPKPYTASARPFERKFDSPKFNHNLLPNDTQAKAPAKTQQPQAPDQDSGLDTFTRTTEHRPKYLQNNINAVPKAIPVSPSALEDDEDDDIHTVVATARGIFNCNGGVLSSIETGVSIIIPQGAIPDGVEQEIYFKVCRDNSILPPLDKEKGETLLSPLVMCGPHGLKFLKPVELRLPHCASMTPDGDPKNWQNKSLPGDPNYLVGANCVSVLIDHF